CCGCTCCGCGAGGCGCTCATCGGACTGGAGCGCGAGGGCATCATCGTGAGCGAGCGCGGCAAGGGGTTCCGGTTCGCCCCGATGAGCGCGAAGGAGTTCGACGACCTCACCACGATCGTCGCCGCCCTGGAGTCGCTGGCCCTGGAGTCGACCGACCCCGGGTTCCTGCGCGCGGTCGCCCCCCGGCTCCTGGAGGAGGCCCGCGCGTTCTCCGTTCCCGAGGCGGAGCACGCCGTCATAGAGCGCTACGACGACGCCTGGCACGATCTCCTGCTCTCCGGCTGCCCCAACGATCGGCTGATGGACCTCATCACCTCGCTCAAGCTCACCATGCACCGCTACGAGCGCGTCGTGGTCGGCGACTGGGAGGTGCTGGAGCGCTCGGCCGAGGAGCACGAGCGGATCGCCGAACGCCTGGTCGAGTCGGACGTCGAGGGGGCCGTCGAGGCCCTGAAGGCCAACTGGCAGAGCGGCAAGGCCAGGATCCTCGCGCGCCTCACCGAGCGATGACGCCGAACCTGCCCTCGCTCGGCCCGAGGAAGAGCGTGCGGGTCCAGATCGCCCACGCGCTGCGCGCGTCGATCGTCAGCGGCGGCATGCGCTCGGGCGTCGTGTACTCCGCCCCGGCCATCGCCGAGCGGTTCGGCGTCTCCCCGACGCCCGTCCGGGAGGCCATGATCGACCTGGCCCGGGAGGGGCTGGTCGAGGTCGTCCGCAACAAGGGCTTCCGGGTCCCCGAGCTGTCCGACCACGAGCTGGACGAGATCACCGACGTCCGGTCCCTGATCGAGATCCCCGTCGCCGTGGGGCTCGCGCGGGCCGGCATGGCCGCGCGGGTCCGCGCGCTGCGGCCGCTGGCCGAGGCGATCGTGGCGGCGGCCGAGCGGCGCGACGTCGTCGCCTACATCGACGCCGACCACCGCTTCCACCTCGCGCTGCTCGGGCTCGGCGGCAACGACCAGCTCGTCCGGCTGGTGAGCGAGCTGCGGTACAAGTCCCGCCTCTACGGGGTGCCGCGACTGGCGGAGCGGGGCGAGCTCGAACCGTCCGCGCGCGAGCACGAGGACCTGATCGAGGCGGTGGCGAACGGCGACGCTCAGGGCACCGAGGCGCTGATGCGCCACCACCTCCGGCATGTCCGGGGCATCTGGGCGGACCGGCCCGAGGGGCGGTGAGGCGGGGCGCCGCTCAGCACAGGTCCCACGACGGCGAGCGCGGGGCGGGGCCGCCAGCCGCGCCCTCCTCGCTCAGCCGGACCACCTGCTCGACGACCTCGACCGCGTCCGAGGGCGGGTGCCGGATGACGCCCCGCCCCGGCAGCTCGTACAGCAGCGCCCCGTCCTTCACCCAGACCCACAGCCCGGCCCCGAAGTGCACCACCGTCGCCTCGCCGAGCGAGACGAGGGACCGCAGGCCGCGCGCCCCCGCGAGCTCGCGGAGCCGGTCGGGCAGCGGGCCCGGGTCGGGCGGGGGCAGGACGGCCACGGACGCCGCCGGCAGCGGGACGGTGAAGTAGACGGCCTTGCCGGGCACCGGGTCCGGGCCGAGCCTGCCGCGGGTGGGGTGCACGCCCCAGCAGCCGCCGGCCTCCTCGGTCAGCGCGTTCACGAGCATCAGCCCGCGGCCGCCGCAGGCGTCGGAGGCGGGCTCCCCGGGGACCGGCGGGCCGGCGTCCGCCGGATCCGCGGCGCCGGCCCCCCGCCAGGGCGCGGCGTCGAACACCTTGAGGGTGAGCCGGGGGGAAGGGTGGCGGCTGAGGTACGCCCACACCTCGGCCCGGTCCCGGTCGCCGTGCACGACGGCGTTGGTGGCGAGCTCGGAGATGATCGTCTGCGCGTCCTCGGCGGCGGCCGGGGGCATGTCCAGCTCGCCGAGCACCGACCGGGCGATGGAGCGCGCGACCGCCGCCGCCGTCGGACCGGGCGGTAAGGGCCATGCCGGAAACGCGCCGTCGGTCAGTTTCGACCCCGTTGTCTCCACCGTCTGCGGCTTTTCCGGCATGAACATCGCTTTCCGTGAGAGTTGTCGGCGGCGCGTCCGGCCCCCAGGAAGAGAAAAGGGTGAGAAGGGCTCTCGTCCTGGGGGCCGGCGAGACGGGATCTCCCTTCTTCCATCCGCGCGACCACGGCCGGGAGACCGAGGGTGAGGGTGCCGCTGGCACCGTGATCGCCCACCTTTGTTGAGGAGTACGGAGATTATTGCGGTCGGTCCGAGTCGCCGGTCATCGGCTGATGCATAATTTCCAGCTATGGATCTCGACATCAGTCACCTTCGGATGGTGTGCGCGATGGCGGAGACCGGGAGCGTCACCCGTGCGGCGGCCCGGATGGGAATGTCCCAGCCCGCGATGTCGAACCAGCTCCGCCGGGTCGAGGAGATCGTCGGCGGAGCGCTGTTCACCCGCAGCCGGTCCGGTCTGGAGCCGACGCCGCTCGGCGGCCAGGTCATCAGCCGGGCGCGGACGATCCTGTCCGAGATGGACACCCTGTTCGGCGACCTGCGCGGACCGCGCGGCCCGCAGGAGACCCTCGGCCTCGGATGCGTCCACCTCGCCTGCGTCGGGAGCATCGTCGCGCGGGTGGGCGAGGCCCTGCCCGGCCGCGAGGTCTCGCTGCGCATCGAGCCCTCGTCCGCCCTGCTCGGCGACGCCCTCGCCCGCGGCCATCTCGACGCCGCGCTGATCGGGCTCATGGAGGGCTTCGACATCCCGATCGCGGCGCCCGTGGTCAGCCGCACCCTGGTGCCGCGCTACCCGATATTCGTCACCCTCTCCGAGAACCACCCGCTCGCCGGCAGGGACGAGATCGACCTGTCCGACCTGCGGGACGAGGCGTGGATCGCCCCGCCGGGCGCCGACGACGGCTCGCTGTCCTCCCTGCGGGCCTCCTGCCGCGCCGCCGGCTTCGAGCCCATCGTGCGCTACGAGGCGCCGAGCGGGGCGGCGTGCCCGCTGGTCGCGGCAGGGCACGGCGTCCGGATGGTGGACCCGTCCTGGCCGCCGCACCCGGGCACGGTCGTGCGGCCCCTGGCCGGAGAACCGCAGGTCGCCAGGCTCATCGTCGCCTGGCGGCGGGACCGCCTGGGCGAGGAGGAGGCCGCGGCCCTCTACCGGGGCCTCGCGGCCGCCTACCTGGAGCACACCGACAGCCATCCGACCTTCGAGGCCTGGTGGCGCGCCCACCCCCAGGTGCACCCGCTGCTGTGACCGCGCGGCCCGTGGTCCGGCGCCCGTGGTCCGGCGCCCGTGGTCCGGCGCCCGTGATCTTGCCGTCCGGTGCGGTACGGCGGGCCTCCGGGCCGCCCACGTGGCGGTATTCTGATCGCGGGTGAGGAGGGCCAATGGATCCGGTGGCCGATGCCATGGTCGGGCTGCCTGACCTCGGCGGCCAGAGCAGCCTGCGCGGTCAGGTGGCCGACGCGCTGCGCAAGGCGCTGGCGACGGGCACGCTGCGGTCGGGCGTCGTGTACTCCGCCCCGACCCTCGCCGACGAGTTCGGGATCTCCCCCACCCCGGTCCGCGAAGCCATGATCGACCTGGTTCGGGACGGCCTGTTCGAGGCCGTGCGCAACCGGGGCTTCCGCGTCGTGCGGCCCTCGGCCCGCGACCTCGCCGAACTCACCGAGATCAGGGAACTGGTCGAGGTCCCCGCCGTCGTGCGGCTGGCCGGCGCCGTTCCCGAGGCGGTCCGTCCGCGCCTGCGGGCCCTCGCCGAGGAGGCGCTCGCGGCGGCCCGGGAAGGCGACCCGGTCGGTTTCCTCGACGCCGACCACCGCTTCCACTCCGAACTGCTCGGGCTCACCGGCAACCGGACGCTCGTCCGGACGGTCCTGGACCTGCGCGGCCGCTCGCAGATGCACGGCCTCGCGCGTCCCGCCGCCACCGAGACGCTGGCGGCGTCGGCGGAGGAGCACCTCGCGCTGCTGGACGCGCTCGTCGCCGGTGACGCGGAGAAGGCGCGGGAGCTCATGACGCGCCACCTCGACCACGTGCGGGGCGACCAACGCTGAGGGCCTTCCCCGCCCGCCTTCCTTCTGGCCGGATCCGGTCATGACTCTCCGGAGCTGGGCTTTCGCCTGAGCGGTCGCTCTTGGCAAGTGTGGTTTCACATTTTACAGTGCAATTTCACATTGCATTGCGGACGCCGCGGCCGGATGCCGCGGCACCCCCGTCCGCGAAGGAGGCTCCCGTATGGTCCGCCCGAAACGCAGAAGGGCAGCCGCGGCCGTCGCCGTGGCCGCCGCCCTGACCGCGGCCTCACTGGCGGCGCCGGCCCGCGCCGACGCCCCCGATGGCCGTGGCGCGCCCCCCGCCCCCTCCCCGCACGCCAGCTCCCGGACCCAGACCCAGCAGGAGGCCAAGGAGACACTCGTCAAGCAGATCGCGAAGGACCACGGTGTCCCGGCGGCCGAGGCGGCCCGCCGGGCCGACCGGCAGCCCGCGCAGTTCGGGCTCGCGGCCCGGCTCGGCAAGGACCTGGGCGCCGCGTACGGCGGCGCCTGGATCGACCAGGGGCGCGGCGGCGAGCTCACCGTCGGCGTCACCGAGGCCGCCGCGGCGGCCAAGGTGCGGTCCAAGGCCGAGAGCGCCGGGTTGGGCACCACCAGGACGAAGAGGGTCCGGTACGGCTTCGGGCACCTCCGGCAGGTGTCCGCCTCCCTGGCCAAGCGGGTCGCCGCCGCTAACAAGGGGGCCGCGAGCGGCCTGCAGACCGGCATCGTCACGTCCGGCAACACCGTGAGGCTGAGCAGCCTCAGGGGCGCCGCGCTGACCCCGGCCCAGCGCGGCGTCATCAGCTGGGCGCGGCGGACGTTCGGCGGCGCCGTCCAGGTGTCGACCTACGCCCGCAAGTCGGTGCCCCGCTACTGCTACGACGACTACAGCTGCGACCCGCCGCTACGGTCCGGTCTGGCCATCTTCACCGGCGGGGCGCGCTGCACCAGCGCGTTCATGACCTACTCGGGCAGCCGGTACTACATGCTCACGGCGGGCCACTGCGCCGAGCTCGGCTACTGGTGGGACGTGTCGACCTACAGCTACGGCTACCAGAACGTGGGAGGCGCCGCGGACTACACCTTCGGCTGGTACGGCGACTACGCCGCGGTCTCGGTCGACGATCCGGGCTGGTGGCAGCCCCGGGGCTGGGTGCTCCCCCAGACGTCCGTCTACGGAAGCGAAGGCGACTACGTCGGCGGATACGTCTGCAAGCAGGGCTCGACGACCGGCTACACCTGCGGGTCGATCACCGAGGTCGACGCCACCGTCTCCTACCCGGACCGGACGCTGTCCGGCATGACCTGGAGCACCGCGTGCGACGGGCCCGGTGACAGCGGCAGCGGCGTCTTCGACGGACACTACGCCCACGGCATCCTGAGCGGTGGTCCCGACTCGGGATGCGGAATGATCCACGAGCCCATCGGCCGGGCCCTGTCCGGTCTGGGGGTGTCCCTGCTCCGCGGCTGACCCCTCGCCGCGGACAGGGGCGGTGCCGTGCCCGGTGGCCCGGGTCCGGCACCGCCCCTTCACCGCGTCAGTCCTTCAGGGACTGCATCCACGTCTCGATCTCCTCGGGGTGGCGGGGAAGGGCGGAGGACATCAGCCGGGCGCCGGTCTCGGTGACGAGGACGTCGTCCTCGATGCGCACGCCGATGCCGCGCAGTTCCGGGGGCAGCGTCAGGTCGTCGGGCTGGAGGTAGAGGCCCGGCTCCACGGTCAGGACGTGGCCGGGGCGCAGTTCCCCGTCCAGGTACTGGGACGCCCGCGCCGCCGAGCAGTCGTGGACGTCCAGGCCGAGCATGTGCCCGCTGCTGCAGAGCGTGTAGCGGCGGTAGATGCCCGACTCGGGATCGAGAGCGTCCTCCGCGCTGCGCAGCACGCCCCAGTCCTGGAGTCCTTCGGCGATGACGCGCATCGCGGCCATGTGGAAGTCGCGGAAGCGGGCGCCCGGGCGGACGGCCGCCAGCCCCGCCTCCTGCGCGTGGTAGACGAGGTCGTAGACCTGCCGCTGGCGCGGGGTGAACCACCCGCTGATCGGGAGGGTGCGGGTGATGTCGGCGGTGTAGAGGGTGTCGGTCTCGACCCCGGCGTCGAGCAGGAGCATCTCGCCGAGCCGCAGCGTCCCGTCGTTGCGCGTCCAGTGCAGGACGCAGGCGTGCGCCCCCGCCGCGGCGATGGTGTCGTAACCGACGCCGTTGCCCTTGACGCGCGCGACGCGCTCGAAGGTGCCCTCCGCCCACCGCTCGCCGCGCGGCATCCCGGTGACGCGCGCCAGCCCGGCGGCGACCGCGGTGAAGCCGTCCACCGTGTGGTCGACGGCGGCCTGGAGCTGGGCGATCTCCCAGTCGTCCTTGACCAGGCGGAGCTCCGCGGCGCAGGCGGCCAGCTCGGCGTCGGGCCCTGGGGCGCGTGCCGGGACGGCCCGGTCGACCTCCGGGTCCACGCCCCGGATCACCCGGGTCGGGACCTGGCCGCCGAGCGCGCCGGCCAGGTCGTCCAGTGGCGCGCAGGCGAGCCCGAGCCTCTCCTCGGTCTCGGCCAGGGAGGCGCGGGGGCCGACCCAGAACTCCCCGTGCCGGCGGTCGCGGAAGAAGCCCGCGTCGTCCCGCGAGGACCGGGGCCGGTGGTAGAGGACGGCGTCGTGGCCCGTACCGGCCGGTTCCAGCACCAGGACCGCGCCGGTTCCGGTGTCGGCGCCGGTGTCCCCGGTGAGATGGGCGTAGGCGGTGTGGACGCGGTAGCGGTAGTCGGTGTCGTTGCTGCGCACCTTCGGCGGCCCGGCGGGCAGGACGAGGCGTTCGCCGGGGAACAGGGCCGACAGGGCCGCGCGGCGTTTCTCCGCGTACGGCGCCACGGACCGGCGCACGGGGAGCGGTTTCCCGCTCGGGGCCCAGTCCCGGGTCATGAAGGAGGCGAGGGTCTCGGAGACGGGCAGGTCGTGGCTGCCCGTCGCGAAGCGGCCGGCTGCAGGGTCGTCCATGTGAAAGTCCTGGATGTGGAGATTCGATAACGGGGCTTGTAGTGCAATTGCACTGTACTATTTTATATGGCACTCCGCCCGACGATGCACGGAGACGCCATGAGACGTCCGGTCAGGACCACCCTCGCCCTCCCCCTCGCCCTCTCGCTCGTCGCCGCCGGCGGCGCCTCCGCCTGCGGCTCGGGCGACGGCGCCGCCGCCAAGGCCGGGGGCACCCTCACCGTCCTGTACACGCAGGACTTCGCCCATCTCGACCCCCAGCGCAACTATGTGATGTTCGCGATGGACTTCGGCACGCGGCTGCTCTACCGGACGCTCACCACCTACGCCGCCGAGGAGGGCCAGGCTGGCACCGAGGTCGTCCCGGACCTCGCCACCGGCACCGGCACCACGCCCGACAAGGGCAGGACGTG
The sequence above is a segment of the Actinomadura coerulea genome. Coding sequences within it:
- a CDS encoding LysR family transcriptional regulator, with protein sequence MDLDISHLRMVCAMAETGSVTRAAARMGMSQPAMSNQLRRVEEIVGGALFTRSRSGLEPTPLGGQVISRARTILSEMDTLFGDLRGPRGPQETLGLGCVHLACVGSIVARVGEALPGREVSLRIEPSSALLGDALARGHLDAALIGLMEGFDIPIAAPVVSRTLVPRYPIFVTLSENHPLAGRDEIDLSDLRDEAWIAPPGADDGSLSSLRASCRAAGFEPIVRYEAPSGAACPLVAAGHGVRMVDPSWPPHPGTVVRPLAGEPQVARLIVAWRRDRLGEEEAAALYRGLAAAYLEHTDSHPTFEAWWRAHPQVHPLL
- a CDS encoding S1 family peptidase: MVRPKRRRAAAAVAVAAALTAASLAAPARADAPDGRGAPPAPSPHASSRTQTQQEAKETLVKQIAKDHGVPAAEAARRADRQPAQFGLAARLGKDLGAAYGGAWIDQGRGGELTVGVTEAAAAAKVRSKAESAGLGTTRTKRVRYGFGHLRQVSASLAKRVAAANKGAASGLQTGIVTSGNTVRLSSLRGAALTPAQRGVISWARRTFGGAVQVSTYARKSVPRYCYDDYSCDPPLRSGLAIFTGGARCTSAFMTYSGSRYYMLTAGHCAELGYWWDVSTYSYGYQNVGGAADYTFGWYGDYAAVSVDDPGWWQPRGWVLPQTSVYGSEGDYVGGYVCKQGSTTGYTCGSITEVDATVSYPDRTLSGMTWSTACDGPGDSGSGVFDGHYAHGILSGGPDSGCGMIHEPIGRALSGLGVSLLRG
- a CDS encoding GntR family transcriptional regulator — its product is MPIDRRPLREQIKDEILDRLGKGEFAPEQAINEMVLAADLGVSRTPLREALIGLEREGIIVSERGKGFRFAPMSAKEFDDLTTIVAALESLALESTDPGFLRAVAPRLLEEARAFSVPEAEHAVIERYDDAWHDLLLSGCPNDRLMDLITSLKLTMHRYERVVVGDWEVLERSAEEHERIAERLVESDVEGAVEALKANWQSGKARILARLTER
- a CDS encoding GntR family transcriptional regulator — encoded protein: MTPNLPSLGPRKSVRVQIAHALRASIVSGGMRSGVVYSAPAIAERFGVSPTPVREAMIDLAREGLVEVVRNKGFRVPELSDHELDEITDVRSLIEIPVAVGLARAGMAARVRALRPLAEAIVAAAERRDVVAYIDADHRFHLALLGLGGNDQLVRLVSELRYKSRLYGVPRLAERGELEPSAREHEDLIEAVANGDAQGTEALMRHHLRHVRGIWADRPEGR
- a CDS encoding ATP-binding protein, giving the protein MFMPEKPQTVETTGSKLTDGAFPAWPLPPGPTAAAVARSIARSVLGELDMPPAAAEDAQTIISELATNAVVHGDRDRAEVWAYLSRHPSPRLTLKVFDAAPWRGAGAADPADAGPPVPGEPASDACGGRGLMLVNALTEEAGGCWGVHPTRGRLGPDPVPGKAVYFTVPLPAASVAVLPPPDPGPLPDRLRELAGARGLRSLVSLGEATVVHFGAGLWVWVKDGALLYELPGRGVIRHPPSDAVEVVEQVVRLSEEGAAGGPAPRSPSWDLC
- a CDS encoding GntR family transcriptional regulator; protein product: MDPVADAMVGLPDLGGQSSLRGQVADALRKALATGTLRSGVVYSAPTLADEFGISPTPVREAMIDLVRDGLFEAVRNRGFRVVRPSARDLAELTEIRELVEVPAVVRLAGAVPEAVRPRLRALAEEALAAAREGDPVGFLDADHRFHSELLGLTGNRTLVRTVLDLRGRSQMHGLARPAATETLAASAEEHLALLDALVAGDAEKARELMTRHLDHVRGDQR
- a CDS encoding aminopeptidase P family protein, yielding MDDPAAGRFATGSHDLPVSETLASFMTRDWAPSGKPLPVRRSVAPYAEKRRAALSALFPGERLVLPAGPPKVRSNDTDYRYRVHTAYAHLTGDTGADTGTGAVLVLEPAGTGHDAVLYHRPRSSRDDAGFFRDRRHGEFWVGPRASLAETEERLGLACAPLDDLAGALGGQVPTRVIRGVDPEVDRAVPARAPGPDAELAACAAELRLVKDDWEIAQLQAAVDHTVDGFTAVAAGLARVTGMPRGERWAEGTFERVARVKGNGVGYDTIAAAGAHACVLHWTRNDGTLRLGEMLLLDAGVETDTLYTADITRTLPISGWFTPRQRQVYDLVYHAQEAGLAAVRPGARFRDFHMAAMRVIAEGLQDWGVLRSAEDALDPESGIYRRYTLCSSGHMLGLDVHDCSAARASQYLDGELRPGHVLTVEPGLYLQPDDLTLPPELRGIGVRIEDDVLVTETGARLMSSALPRHPEEIETWMQSLKD